A region of Piscinibacter gummiphilus DNA encodes the following proteins:
- the dnaA gene encoding chromosomal replication initiator protein DnaA yields MSADLWQRGCERLAAELPEQQFNTWIRPLPAASVTDAGPDGAVASLRVPNRFKLDWIRNQYATRIEAVLSELAGKPVRLDLSLAPRDLPPARPADPPLRSQQAAAPVIHLLNEPPREGAPARPRPDAAQSLPRHRLNPVLTFDTLVAGRANQMARTAALHVAGAPGQMYNPLFIYGGVGLGKTHLVHAVGNALLADRADARVLYLHAEQFITDVVKNYQRKTFDELKAKYHQLDLLLIDDVQFFAGKERTQEEFFNAFEALLAKKAHIIMTSDTYPKGLVDIDERLTSRFDAGLTVAIEPPELEMRVAILMRKADAEGTPMPEDVAFFVAKNVRANVRELEGALRKILAYSRFSLKDINIQLAREALKDLLSIQNRQVGVENIQKTVADFYKIKVADMYSKKRPASIARPRQIAMYLAKEMTQKSLPEIGELFGGRDHTTVLHAVRKIAGERQKNSELNQQLHVLEQTLKG; encoded by the coding sequence ATGAGCGCTGACCTGTGGCAGCGCGGTTGCGAGCGACTCGCGGCCGAACTGCCCGAACAACAATTCAACACGTGGATCCGCCCGCTCCCCGCGGCCAGCGTCACCGACGCCGGCCCCGACGGCGCGGTGGCCTCGCTGCGTGTGCCCAACCGATTCAAGCTCGACTGGATCCGCAACCAGTACGCCACCCGCATCGAAGCCGTGCTGAGCGAGCTGGCCGGCAAACCCGTCCGCCTCGACCTGTCGCTGGCCCCGCGCGACCTGCCGCCCGCCCGTCCGGCCGATCCGCCGCTGCGGTCCCAGCAGGCCGCCGCGCCGGTCATCCACCTGCTCAACGAACCACCGCGTGAGGGCGCCCCGGCGCGCCCGCGTCCGGATGCGGCGCAATCGCTGCCGCGCCACCGCTTGAACCCGGTGCTGACGTTCGACACCCTGGTGGCCGGCCGCGCCAACCAGATGGCCCGCACCGCCGCGCTGCACGTGGCAGGCGCCCCGGGCCAGATGTACAACCCGCTGTTCATCTACGGCGGCGTGGGCCTGGGCAAGACCCACCTGGTGCACGCCGTGGGCAACGCGCTGCTGGCCGACCGGGCCGACGCCCGGGTGCTGTACCTCCACGCCGAGCAGTTCATCACCGACGTGGTGAAGAACTACCAGCGCAAGACCTTCGATGAGCTCAAGGCCAAGTACCACCAGCTCGACCTGCTGCTCATCGACGACGTCCAGTTCTTCGCCGGCAAGGAACGCACCCAGGAGGAGTTCTTCAACGCCTTCGAAGCGCTGCTGGCCAAGAAGGCCCACATCATCATGACGAGCGACACCTACCCGAAGGGGCTGGTGGACATCGACGAGCGCCTCACCTCCCGCTTCGATGCCGGCCTGACCGTCGCCATCGAACCGCCCGAGCTCGAAATGCGCGTGGCCATCCTGATGCGCAAGGCGGATGCCGAAGGCACCCCCATGCCGGAAGACGTCGCCTTCTTCGTCGCGAAGAACGTGCGCGCCAACGTGCGCGAGCTGGAAGGCGCCCTGCGCAAGATCCTCGCGTACTCCCGCTTCTCGCTGAAGGACATCAACATCCAGCTCGCCCGCGAGGCGCTGAAGGACCTGCTGTCCATCCAGAACCGCCAGGTGGGCGTCGAGAACATCCAGAAGACCGTCGCCGACTTCTACAAGATCAAGGTCGCCGACATGTACAGCAAGAAGCGCCCGGCCAGCATCGCCCGCCCGCGCCAGATCGCCATGTACCTCGCCAAGGAAATGACCCAGAAGAGCCTGCCCGAGATCGGCGAGCTGTTCGGGGGCCGCGACCACACCACCGTGCTGCACGCCGTGCGCAAGATCGCCGGCGAGCGCCAGAAGAACTCCGAACTGAACCAGCAGTTGCATGTGCTGGAGCAGACCCTGAAAGGCTAG
- the dnaN gene encoding DNA polymerase III subunit beta has product MIVLKAAQEKVLSALQAVSGIVERRHTLPILANVLIRKTGEQIELTTSDLEIQVRTTAELGGDAANFATTVGSRKMIDILRSLPSDQVVTLSATANKLTLQGGKSRFTLQTLPADDFPLVQEAADFGPMFSVPQKVLKGLINQVHFAMAVHDIRYYLNGILFVAEGKSLTLVATDGHRLALAQATLETEIPKQEVILPRKTVLELQRLLTDDKEGDNAIEMRFAGNQAKFTFSGMEFVTKLVEGKFPDYNRVIPKNHRNSVVLGRTALLSSLQRAAILTSDKFKGVRVNIEPGVLRIASSNAEQEEAKEELEIDYGGDTIEIGFNVTYLMDALSNMSVDMVKLELQDTNSSVLITVPEQSGFKYVVMPMRI; this is encoded by the coding sequence ATGATTGTCTTAAAAGCAGCGCAAGAAAAAGTCCTGAGCGCTCTGCAAGCCGTGTCCGGGATCGTGGAACGCCGGCACACCCTGCCCATCCTGGCCAACGTGCTGATCCGGAAAACCGGGGAACAGATCGAGCTCACCACCAGTGACCTCGAGATCCAGGTCCGCACCACGGCCGAGCTGGGCGGTGATGCCGCCAACTTCGCCACCACGGTCGGGTCGCGGAAGATGATCGACATCCTCCGCTCGCTGCCGTCCGACCAGGTCGTCACGCTGAGCGCCACCGCCAACAAGCTGACGCTGCAGGGCGGCAAGAGCCGCTTCACGCTCCAGACGCTGCCGGCCGACGATTTCCCGCTGGTCCAGGAAGCCGCCGACTTCGGGCCCATGTTCAGCGTCCCCCAGAAGGTGCTGAAGGGCCTGATCAACCAGGTACACTTCGCGATGGCGGTGCACGACATCCGCTACTACCTGAACGGCATCCTGTTCGTCGCCGAAGGCAAGAGCCTGACCCTCGTCGCCACCGACGGTCACCGGCTCGCGCTGGCCCAGGCCACCCTCGAGACCGAGATCCCGAAGCAGGAAGTCATCCTGCCGCGCAAGACCGTGCTCGAACTGCAGCGCCTGCTCACCGACGACAAGGAAGGTGACAACGCCATCGAGATGCGCTTCGCCGGCAACCAGGCCAAGTTCACGTTCAGCGGCATGGAGTTCGTCACCAAGCTCGTCGAAGGCAAGTTCCCCGACTACAACCGCGTCATCCCCAAGAACCACCGCAACAGCGTCGTGCTGGGCCGCACCGCCCTGCTGTCGAGCCTGCAGCGCGCCGCCATCCTGACCAGCGACAAGTTCAAGGGCGTGCGGGTCAACATCGAGCCGGGCGTGCTGCGCATCGCGTCCAGCAACGCCGAGCAGGAAGAAGCCAAGGAAGAACTCGAGATCGACTACGGAGGCGATACCATCGAGATCGGCTTCAACGTCACGTACCTGATGGACGCGCTGTCCAACATGAGCGTCGACATGGTCAAGCTCGAACTCCAGGACACCAACTCCAGCGTGCTGATCACCGTGCCCGAGCAGTCGGGCTTCAAGTACGTGGTCATGCCCATGCGCATTTGA